The genomic DNA CCTTGAAAGCGTGCATACACTTTGAGTCGAATTCGAGCTCGAACAACGAGCGTGAGGGAGTACGAAATGTCAGCCACAGCATTCGCCGCCGTGCCCACGATGTTCGCATTCATCGGTGGGATCGGCGTGGGCGAGATGATCCTGATCCTGGCGATTCTTTTGCTCGTCTTCGGGGCTGGAAAGCTTCCGCAGATCGGCGAGGCGTTGGGCAAGGGGATCAAGAACTTCAAGAACGCCGCGACAGGCAAAGACGACGTCGATGTCACACCGAAAAAGCAGCTCGCGGACAAGGTCGACGATGTAGAGGTCGTTCACCCGGTAGGTCAGAAACAGAAGAAAGACGCTTGAGCGACGATCGCGCCCGCCACGCCGCCGACGGCGCCGCTCATCTCACCGCTTCGACCGCTCAGTGTTTCTTGCGCTTCTCTTGATCGCTCTTGAGCGCCTTCAATAGATCGGCACAGTTCATCTCGCTCCAGGATTTCCTCTTGTCGTAGTCGCTGATCCGTTTGCCCAGCT from bacterium includes the following:
- a CDS encoding twin-arginine translocase TatA/TatE family subunit, with translation MGGIGVGEMILILAILLLVFGAGKLPQIGEALGKGIKNFKNAATGKDDVDVTPKKQLADKVDDVEVVHPVGQKQKKDA